The Faecalibacter sp. LW9 genome has a segment encoding these proteins:
- the lnt gene encoding apolipoprotein N-acyltransferase: protein MKKYVAYAIASGLLLSAGWSSYGFPLLLFFGFVPLMLAEHQITQRAQYKKKARKVFGLSLLSFLIWNAIVIWWLHYAQQADANGDFHNSWVSYIGPVIANSLLMSGCFMLYHFVKRKAGNLYGLIFLPAVWMSFEKMHLNWELAWPWFNLGNGFARFYEWVQWYEFTGTFGGTLWIWLVNITAFYYITAYINKKEMKYVNKLGMYVLPMILVPIGISYIMYATYEEKGEPLHALVLQPNLDPYTEKYEKDGLQIYDEVKQLAIQNIKPETQFVVAPETSIPGSSYLVFDNMYKDLIVQDIRQWTGMKKDLNFVFGASVIRFYPTPSLASETASVMPDGITWYDSFNSALQVNGNDSISIYHKSKLVVGVENFPYRSILMPIIGEFMLNFGGTTKTLGVQPTRSVFNNKTNDASVAPIICYESIFGEYVTDYVRAGANVLFTMTNDSWWGYTDGHRQLLLYGNLRAIENRRAIVRSANSGVSAFVNQRGDIMKSIPYGEQGALNGTVLMNSELTFYSKYGDYLARIALLVMGIILAYTFAQKLLYQKNTKKNKK, encoded by the coding sequence ATGAAAAAATACGTTGCTTATGCAATAGCCTCAGGGCTTTTATTATCGGCAGGTTGGTCATCGTATGGTTTTCCGTTGTTACTCTTCTTTGGATTCGTTCCATTGATGTTAGCCGAACATCAGATTACTCAACGTGCACAATACAAAAAGAAAGCACGCAAAGTTTTTGGATTATCGTTACTATCATTCCTAATTTGGAATGCCATCGTTATTTGGTGGTTGCATTATGCACAACAAGCAGATGCCAATGGTGATTTTCATAATTCGTGGGTATCCTATATTGGACCTGTGATCGCCAATTCATTATTAATGAGTGGATGTTTTATGCTGTATCATTTTGTGAAGCGTAAAGCAGGAAATTTATATGGATTAATCTTTTTACCTGCGGTTTGGATGTCATTTGAAAAAATGCATCTGAATTGGGAATTGGCATGGCCATGGTTTAATTTAGGAAATGGGTTTGCTCGATTTTATGAATGGGTCCAATGGTACGAATTTACAGGTACGTTTGGAGGAACATTGTGGATTTGGTTGGTAAATATTACAGCCTTTTACTATATCACAGCTTACATCAACAAAAAAGAGATGAAGTATGTGAACAAATTAGGGATGTATGTATTGCCTATGATTTTAGTTCCAATTGGAATTTCATACATCATGTATGCCACATATGAAGAAAAAGGAGAACCATTACATGCATTAGTTCTTCAACCAAATTTGGATCCTTATACAGAAAAGTATGAAAAAGATGGATTACAAATTTATGATGAGGTAAAACAATTGGCGATTCAAAATATTAAACCAGAAACGCAATTTGTTGTTGCACCAGAAACATCTATTCCGGGTTCTTCGTATTTGGTATTTGATAATATGTACAAAGATTTAATTGTACAAGATATCCGCCAATGGACGGGAATGAAGAAAGACCTGAATTTCGTCTTTGGAGCCTCAGTGATTCGTTTTTATCCAACCCCATCATTAGCATCTGAAACGGCTTCTGTCATGCCGGATGGAATCACTTGGTATGATAGCTTCAACTCAGCATTACAAGTGAACGGAAATGATTCAATTTCGATTTATCATAAGTCAAAATTAGTCGTTGGTGTAGAAAATTTTCCATATCGTAGCATTTTAATGCCAATTATTGGAGAATTTATGCTTAACTTTGGCGGCACAACAAAAACGTTAGGTGTTCAACCTACTCGTTCTGTTTTTAATAATAAAACAAACGACGCTTCTGTCGCTCCGATAATATGTTACGAATCGATTTTCGGAGAGTATGTGACAGACTATGTGAGAGCGGGTGCGAATGTTTTATTCACGATGACCAATGATTCTTGGTGGGGCTACACCGATGGACATCGTCAATTACTATTATATGGTAATTTAAGAGCCATTGAAAACAGACGCGCTATTGTTCGATCAGCAAACTCCGGAGTTTCGGCTTTCGTGAATCAGCGAGGAGATATCATGAAGTCAATTCCATATGGAGAGCAAGGGGCTTTAAATGGTACCGTATTGATGAATAGTGAGTTAACGTTTTATTCGAAGTATGGTGATTATCTAGCGAGAATAGCTTTATTGGTAATGGGAATTATCTTAGCTTATACTTTCGCTCAGAAACTGCTATACCAAAAGAATACGAAAAAAAATAAGAAATAA
- the rpmB gene encoding 50S ribosomal protein L28 has product MSKICQITGKKRLVGNNVSHANNKTKRTFEVNLFSKRFFMPEAGEWITLKVSAHGLKIINKLGVDEAVRRARKEGLIK; this is encoded by the coding sequence ATGTCAAAAATTTGTCAAATTACAGGTAAGAAAAGATTAGTTGGAAACAATGTTTCTCACGCTAATAACAAAACAAAGCGCACATTTGAGGTAAACTTATTCTCAAAAAGATTTTTTATGCCAGAAGCTGGTGAGTGGATTACATTAAAAGTTTCTGCACACGGTTTAAAAATAATCAACAAATTAGGTGTTGATGAGGCTGTTAGACGTGCACGTAAAGAAGGTTTAATCAAATAA
- the rpmG gene encoding 50S ribosomal protein L33, whose product MAKKGNRVQVILECTEHKESGMPGMSRYITTKNKKNTPDRIELKKFNPVLKKYTVHKEIK is encoded by the coding sequence ATGGCTAAAAAAGGAAACAGAGTACAAGTTATTTTAGAGTGTACAGAGCATAAAGAAAGTGGTATGCCAGGAATGTCTCGTTATATCACTACAAAAAACAAAAAAAATACTCCTGATCGTATCGAGTTGAAAAAATTCAACCCAGTATTAAAGAAGTATACAGTTCACAAAGAGATTAAATAA
- a CDS encoding DUF4295 domain-containing protein, which yields MAKKTVATLQTGSKKMTKVIKMVKSPKTGAYVFVEKVVNADEADSFFAK from the coding sequence ATGGCAAAGAAAACCGTAGCAACATTACAAACTGGGTCAAAGAAAATGACTAAAGTTATTAAGATGGTAAAATCTCCTAAAACTGGAGCTTACGTATTTGTTGAAAAAGTAGTAAACGCTGACGAAGCAGATTCTTTCTTTGCGAAATAA
- the ftsY gene encoding signal recognition particle-docking protein FtsY: protein MSWFKKILGKESKEKLDEGLEKSSSSFFDKISRAVVGKSKVDDEVLDDLEEVLISSDVGVETTIKVIRRIEERVARDKYVSTSELDKILREEIAGLLSENNVEDSNGFAIPKKNVPYVIMVVGVNGVGKTTTIGKLASQFKSQGLKVVLGAADTFRAAAVDQLVIWSERADVPIVKQAMGSDPASVAFDTIQSAVAQNADVVLIDTAGRLHNKINLMNELSKIKRVMQKVIPDAPHEVLLVLDGSTGQNAFEQAKQFTQATEVSLLAVTKLDGTAKGGVVIGISDQFKIPVKYIGVGEGINDLQAFNKMEFVDSFFKRVQ, encoded by the coding sequence ATGAGTTGGTTCAAAAAAATATTAGGTAAAGAAAGCAAAGAAAAGTTAGATGAAGGGTTAGAAAAATCTAGTTCATCTTTCTTTGATAAAATATCTCGTGCGGTCGTTGGTAAATCTAAAGTTGATGATGAGGTATTAGACGATTTAGAAGAAGTGTTAATCTCTTCAGACGTGGGTGTTGAGACAACAATCAAAGTCATTCGTCGCATCGAAGAACGTGTAGCACGTGATAAATATGTATCGACATCAGAATTAGATAAAATCTTACGCGAGGAAATTGCTGGATTATTGTCTGAAAATAATGTAGAAGATTCCAATGGTTTTGCTATTCCTAAAAAGAACGTACCTTATGTAATTATGGTCGTTGGGGTGAATGGAGTAGGAAAAACAACGACAATTGGTAAATTAGCTTCTCAATTCAAATCACAAGGATTAAAGGTTGTTTTAGGTGCAGCAGATACTTTCCGTGCAGCAGCTGTGGATCAATTGGTGATTTGGTCAGAGCGTGCAGATGTACCAATTGTTAAACAAGCCATGGGATCTGATCCCGCATCAGTTGCTTTCGATACCATTCAATCAGCCGTTGCTCAGAATGCTGATGTGGTATTAATTGATACCGCAGGGCGTTTACATAATAAAATTAATTTGATGAACGAGTTATCGAAAATCAAACGTGTCATGCAAAAGGTCATTCCAGATGCGCCTCACGAAGTTTTATTGGTTTTAGATGGTTCAACTGGTCAGAATGCTTTTGAACAAGCCAAACAATTTACACAAGCGACTGAAGTGTCTTTATTAGCGGTAACTAAATTAGATGGTACTGCAAAAGGTGGAGTAGTAATTGGTATTTCAGACCAATTCAAAATTCCAGTGAAATACATTGGAGTAGGAGAAGGTATAAATGATTTACAAGCCTTCAATAAAATGGAGTTTGTAGATTCTTTCTTTAAACGAGTACAATAA
- a CDS encoding ankyrin repeat domain-containing protein: MKGFFLLLLFILNSVVAFAHKEKWDENKVEWSPLMIAIYNSNNDKVREFIGQNTNINFITSGKHSNWRLTALDVAIYIDNEYAAELLLLTNKISKPERFLMTASKQQSTNTVLLLLKYGANPNETLSNGLFCINERSKFWLCRNCRMFIK, encoded by the coding sequence ATGAAAGGATTTTTTTTATTGCTACTTTTTATTTTGAATTCTGTTGTAGCTTTTGCTCATAAAGAAAAATGGGATGAGAATAAAGTGGAATGGTCACCATTGATGATCGCTATCTATAATAGTAATAACGATAAGGTAAGAGAATTTATAGGTCAAAATACGAATATAAATTTTATAACTTCAGGGAAACATAGTAATTGGCGATTAACTGCATTAGATGTAGCAATTTATATAGATAACGAATATGCAGCTGAATTACTTTTATTAACAAATAAAATTTCTAAACCAGAAAGATTTTTAATGACCGCTAGCAAACAACAAAGTACCAATACGGTATTACTTCTTTTAAAATATGGAGCCAATCCCAACGAAACTTTATCCAATGGCTTATTCTGTATTAATGAACGCAGCAAGTTTTGGCTCTGTAGAAATTGTAGAATGTTTATTAAATAA
- a CDS encoding ankyrin repeat domain-containing protein, with protein MNAASFGSVEIVECLLNNGAKVNQKRDVDGITPLMFATINGDVKKVKFLLAYGADKYSKDI; from the coding sequence ATGAACGCAGCAAGTTTTGGCTCTGTAGAAATTGTAGAATGTTTATTAAATAATGGAGCTAAGGTTAATCAGAAAAGGGATGTTGATGGAATAACTCCTTTGATGTTTGCAACGATTAATGGCGATGTGAAAAAAGTGAAATTTTTACTAGCGTATGGTGCTGATAAGTATTCTAAAGATATATAG